The nucleotide window attatatattttatatttaaatactaCTTTAgtaaaaactatattttttcAGGGCTCAGTAGCTCTCACCTGAGACCATTGTTGATGCATATGTCTGGACATGTTGCCGTGCCAACGTTGCAGTAAAGGTTGCCTAAATGACATGTTTATACATTTGCTGTGAGCTTATTAACTGATTGCGTGTTTTGTGTAGATTTGGACTTTTATAcgtttttttccacattgtttaaactacttttttttcgTGTCATTGGATTACGTCAAAACACAAATCTTTTTTCTTACCGTGTCTGGAGCTCCAACACTGATTGGTcactgttacattttagttgaatTTAATGGTTCCTTTCAGAGGTTTTTTAAGATGACTATgcccccccccagtggctagaaatggtgataggtgtaaaccgagcccggggtatcctgctctgtcgttgagaaaatgaaagctcagatgggcccatctggaaGATTCCAGAAGgtcccctcccctttctctgctttgcccgcccatgACACAGTggtagttggtcaaggccacccccccagcctccaccttgggACCTTTAGGTGTTGGTGCAGTCCTCCACCGTCTGTGCTGCGATTGGATTTCATGAGAGGGAATTGTTAAATTGTTACAATGCAATtaaaaatctgctttaaaaatatacatattgtttatttaggcaaggcaaggcaaggcagctttatttgtagagcacatttcagcaacagggcaattcaaagtgctttacacgaaatcagcGTGTGTTTTGTCCATATGTGCTCATGCTGTGTTCCCCAAGTGGTCGGACAGCTCTCAGCTGCTACAATgagttcttcttttttcttcgcCCCCTCAGGCTCAAATGTCTAACTCCACCCATGATTtgaggagagagcgagagacgaGTGCTGGGTGGGGGTGTAGCCAACAGATGGAATGATAAACATGTGACCCAAAACGGAAACAATCAGGCCCTATTACAGACCCCACGTCAGAGTCAGGGCGAGTCATGTGCAGCTTTGGATGACACTCACCAAATCACACGTTCACAGCGAGACCCATGCCGGCGTCCTGATGCCAGCCCTGGAGCGTTCCACCTCTTCGAAGCACTTTGAAGCGTCTGCACATTGGCCAGCCATTAGTTTGTTTACTCGTTAAGAGGTGTGCTCCTAAATGAATCACGTAGGCCGAATCCTTCACAAACTCCAGCATAACAAGaagacatgttcaaattcttttgACAGATTGAGCTGTGTCACAtcaagagagaagaaaaagcacAGAGCACTCTTCACAGTCCTTATCATCAGAGCAAACAGCAAAGACTTCCCATTTCAGGATATTTCCCGAAGGTTTGCCATTCAGTGACAAAGGCCAGATTCATACTTCTTCCACCCTTCTGTAAATattcaattagtgagctttatATAGCAGAGACCTTCTTTTGTCACAGGCGGAGGTTCTTGCCCTCTGGTCTGTAACCATTGAGACGACTTCTGCTCGGCTCTTACACCAGAGGTCAGTCAGTGACTTGTTTTCGATCTCAGTGCACTTGCCATCAGTGGGCTGTTGCCACACACTTTTTTGAGTTTGTAGAACTGCAATTTTAGTAACGACATACACTGCATTTAGATTGGAAAAATTACTAAATTTAAACACCGTTCAGTGTTGCTACATTATTAGCATTCAGACATGAGAGCGGTATCAGTCTTCTTGTCTATCTCTTAGGGAGAAAACAGATAAGTCAAACGGGATCTTTAACCAGTTTGTCAAGTAGCGTGGCATTTACCACTATACAATACTCACCTGCTTGCCACTGTCCAATCTTTACATTACTATTCATATCCTAGTAATGCTTGTTTGTATCTTCATACTTGACCTCAATTCTGCCGCTGTAGCTGAGGAatttagccaatcagagcagacatCTCCCCTTACCACATTAGTGGGACAGGTTCTTACcaacaaatacataaaacaaagttTGAAACATTTCATCACTCTGATCTGTGTACTTTATTTAGCATCAATGAACTGCGTTGGTACTTGACAGGAACAACACAAAGCTCTTGCCATTTAGTTTAACATTCAGAGAGAAATTAGTGATAACAGACAGAGATACTGGAGTCCAGATCTTTGgatttttgttcacattttctCGTCACAAACAGGTTTTCCATCACAGCTGTCTGCATCTGCTAGCTGTCAGTGTGAGCAGTGGGCCATCCATGTCGTTCATTAGCCAGCCTTCCACTCAGTTTCTCATggttctttgtttgtgtgtcatgtATGAACCATGACCTGAGAGCTGATACTGTCGGGCTAAATAATCTGAATGTCAGCAATGCATCGTATCATGGTCTAGCAGCTTCTCCCTAAAATAATGGAAAGGAAAGTTCACAGACTTAGATGCTTTGATCGATAGTTGCAATgtgtaaaagaaaacatgtaCAATAATTTTAGCTCCAAATATTCACTTCCACCTTGACAAGAGATAATCCAAACAACGTTTTGGTAACTGACACAGTAAGGATCAGCGATTAATTCATTATTCTTTATTGTTTTAGAAATTGTTACCATTTCTCATCCCAACAGAATTAGTTTTATGCTGCAAATGCATTGTCATGGATATAAAACAGCTCTACACTAAGTAACTTACAAATGTACATATATAGTTATCTACTCTGttgtaaaaattaataaattagaaCAATAAATAGTCTTTTATTTGACACAAGCAGCAGAGGTAttaaaaggcttttaaaccaagAAACTGTATTTATGTAACTGTGTTTTGTTTGGGTCGTATCCATAAAGGGAATGTCCACTGTTGAGTTTGGCCATCAGATAATAATTGTCCAAAATGGCAATTTTTACTACGAAGGTTATGGACTCAACTGAGAAGATATGTTGGGGCACATGGTGCTAGGTCAGCGAGTTGGGCTAGTTAAGATTGTTTGTTGCCTAGGAATGTGGACAACCCCTGCCCCCTTTTCCTGTCCAACTCCCCCATCCAACCTCCTCAAAAGTTGCCCAGAATGCCGTCCAGTTTCCAAGCCTGAGTGGTGATATACATGTTTCTAAGCCCCCCACACCTTGCAATCACTGTAGCTCGGGGGAGTGGAAAAGAGGCATGTGAAGTGGGTAACAGGATTGGGATAGATAACCGTTCTGCTAGGACCCCTGAACAGTGCCTACAGTACGTATCAGGAGGCAGGGGGCGGGCCTGGAGAGAGATGTCTTGTCAGGTTGCCTCACGGGGGTCATTTCACTGCGCCAGGACACACGAAGTGCTGATTAGTGTTTGCAACGAGTGGGGAGGCCAGAGATAAGTGGAGAGGAAGACAGATGTCAGAgggaaggaaggggggggggggggggggaaactggTTCCCACTGGTTCCCACCAGGCCGCATACACTGTAGGATGTGCTTGATTCTGTCCTTTTAATTCACTATTGGCAACAGAATGACTGTAGATCTGCACACACTGGCTTTCCACTGTCCAAAGAATGGGAACTGATATCCAGGCCTATAGATGAAGtatttgttgtttctgtttttgctgtttaaaaCATATATATGTCCAcaatcattcatttggagtgcATATGGTTGCAGGAATAGTGAATGTGCACGTCCAATCTCAGTAAACCCTTCCAGAGAAGCCTTTGTTGAAGACAGTCCAGGCTAACCTCCTCTCTCAGCATTCTGTTAGTTCTGTGTCTTCCCTCTTATTGTAAGACTTTATGAACAGTTAAACTCCTTCAAAACATGAACTATCTGCAGCCACACTCAGCTACCACCATGCCTTCAAACTTGTACTTGTAGGTGACCACGCCTGTGTCATCCAAGTACAGCAGGGAGATGGGGTCCAATTTTGTGGGCACACAACAAGCTTGTGATGCCTTCTGAGGACTGTTGATGTTGATCAATGTCTGGACAATGGCATGCTTGGTGGGTGTGACGTGCTTCGTCAGTGGGAAAGAACAAATGCCAGTGCACTCAAAGGCATCGTAACCAGTGGGTGCCAGGATCCAACTGTCCCATCCAATGTCTTTGAACTCTACAAACAGAGATTGTTTCTTGCAGTGGTTTCCCTTGGCATTGCGACGAATGCGGGATGCTGTGTCGTAGATCAGATTGGAGCGCATTTGGATGAGGTCCTCTTCGTCCGGCTCTGCTTCTTCATTTCCCTCCTCCCTGTCCCTCCCAAGCTCCCCCCACAGACCATTCAGGCCCATCCCTAAGTCGTCCTGGAGAACCATGTTAGAGGTTTCGTGGTCAATCATCTCGTTCAGCTCGCGCTTGTCATTACGGTGATCGCTACTTTGGTCATCGGAGAAAACAATCAGCAGGGGCTTGTGTTTGTCCTCAGGGCTGGTGTCAATCTTCATGTCCCCTTCAGGTGCATTCCTGTCTTGGTTTTCCTCTGTGATATCGTGAACAGTTTCTTCATAAGCAATGCTGGCAATGTGCACTTCCAACCGGTGCGTGGTCCCATGGTCAGATTTGCGCCAGCGTTGAACAGCAGCAGTGAGGTCAAAGGCTTGCCAGCCGTTATCAGTGCCGTAGACCTGGCGGGAAGCCAACGCCATCAGCTCTaactgctcccccccccctctgaatTCATCGCCTCTCACAGGGTTCTCAGCAGTCATGTTCTCATCTCCGACATGTGATTCCACCTCGTAGATAGTGACCTTGCGGTCGACACCAGCGTAGAGGTGGCGGTCAGTCTGGACAAGGGTGTAGAGGCGAAGCTCGGCCACTGCGATGCGTTCATGATGGGGGACTGACATATTAAAGAGGAGTGGGTGGCGCCTCACTCCTCCATCACCAACAATACTGGGAGATAAATCTAGAGAAGAGAAAAGTTTAACTGTTTGTTAGTGGAAATATTTTGTATAGTCTTTTTAGTGACTTCTGGAACAtatcctaaccctaaaccttaaacgttttaacccaaaccaaacctaacctaaccctataGAAACCAAACCTAAACTAACTCTATAGAAAAcaaacctaacctaaccctataGAAACCAAACCTAACCTAACTCTAtagaaaccaaaccaaacctaACCTAACCCAGGCAGCACCTTGGGGACCTTTACcttgatttttacattttaaatagttaCCCAAAATCTAACCCTATAGAAGATTTTATCCTCACCTTCATCCTTAATTGGAAAACTATTATCTTAACTATTATCTTGATCTTAAATGTTACTTTAAAGTGGTGGCTCCGACATTGTGACATGCACTTCCTATTGCACTGCGATGTGAGCTCTCTGTTGAcgcttttaaaaagcagctggCCATTGGCTATTATGTTTGTAATTTTCTTAgtagtattttttactttttattgccgttgttactgtatttctttttatattttaatgaagtgctttgtcactttgtctgtgaaaggtgttACTTAACCCAAGACCTAAATAAACAAACCTTCCACATAGAAGTAGAATAACCACAAAAGGATGGATTTcatgcaacgctctttgcaaatacaatcactttcattgaattttgggtgtaaATTGAAATGGCATCCACTCAACATAGGCtcttctgatcttaactattactCAAACTTATTCACAATTTCTGCTTTAGTAACACAagtattaggtataattctatacaaaGGAGCGTTACTGGCCATGAATTCcagtagtaaggtggtgttggtgaaataaaaaaataataatgcgttgaaaatgtcaaatgtcaaaaaagggttaaaaaaaaagaagtgtcaAGAGTTAAACACTGTACATGTTTACAAGAAGACATTTGTTCCCAGCGTCTTGACTAATATGCTTTGGCCTTGTAGACCACAGGGCGATTTAGACAATACAAATCATGTTTACCTTCATTTTTGAAGCTGCGGATGATGTTGGCGGTGGGCATTGCCGTGTGGTCATTAGCGAAACGGTTGTAGAGCTCCATCATGTACTCAGGTGGCTCTTCTCGTGTGCTTCCAGGAGGCAGGGGAGGAGAACTTAAGCCAGACAGGTTGAAAGTCCGCAGAAACTGTTCCTTCAGGCTCTCCAGCAGGCTCTGCATGTTCATGTTGTTGTCCTGCTCCAGTAGTGACGGATCCACCACCCCTCCATGCCCGTCTCCCAGCCCCGGAGCGGGGCGATACCTCTGATGGGTGTTGGAGATTGGGCTGCAGTGTCCACAGAGCCCCTGGAGCAGCAGGATAGGAAACAGCCAGAGCAAAGTCTTGGAGCTACAGATGGTTCCCAGTTCAGAGACCCAAATGCACGCCATGGGAAAAACAATCTGCAGCTTTCTATTGTATGCCCTCTAGGGTTGTCTACGGTATGGATGGGTGGATGCAACAGTAAGACAAAATGACTGTGATCTCTGAACACCTTAATCCAAAGGTTAGTTGAAATTGTGGTCAGTTCATCTATTGGCAAAGAAAGTTGTGGCAGGATCCCTGGCAGTAGACGTAGAGTTGTTGACCCTTGCTCTGACCAGTGTGAGCCTTTCTTCAGGAGTGTGTGTCCCTGCTGCTCTCTTCCAAAGCACGCAGCATTTATTCTCATGCACACCTTTTGATGTCCTGTGCAACTGGACTGCAGTTCCGGTGACAGGGGGGCCGAAGCTTGTCTTTGTCCATCCGAGTCatgtctgttgtgttgtgtccTCTTCtctgtcagtctctctctctgctctcttcttTCCAGCTCTTTCTGTCCCTTATCAATGATATGGTGGGCTCTGCATTGCTCAGTGCTTATGGTCTCTTtgctggtggtgtgtgtgtgtgtgtgtgtgtgtgtgtgtgtgtgtgtgtgtgtgtgtgtgtgtgtgtgtgtgtgtggtgtgcgcgcACGTGCGTGCCTTCAGCTCTGTGTGATGCACATGAGCGTGTTATCTCACAACTTCCTTAATGAGGATTTTGTAAACACTGTCCTGTAGCCTCTTCCTTGTGGAAGCGCTATTTTGTCTGGGTGGGTGCTCCATGatattctttatttgtttatttgctttGTAAATGATGGAGGTCTGCGAGCTGCATCTAGGCTCCATTGAccgtttcttttctttctttgacaAACTACACCACGGCTGTGTTgatgtggtggaatgtaacaggATATATCTATTAGACAACACTTGTGCAAATGAAATTGAAAGGCAATGAGGTGTGAGGCCTTAATGATCAAGGATGAAAGATACTGGGTCTGGAGGACAGCTCTAGTAGCTCATGAGAACAACAGAGTCATGTTCATTCAGCAAAGtaacaatccccccccccccgttgttCTGCGTGTATTTCCTCTGGTAAGTTGACACTGTGTCTGAAATGGGTTATCTGGGCACAGGAGGCACAAAAGGATGTTTTCTGATGAGATTAGTAATGACTCACACTAACTCCTCAACAGATTTCAAGAACTGTTCTGTTCCGTTCACCTGAACCCTAATCCAACTACGCAACTGTCCTTCATTCCTGAACTTCTTTGTGTGACCTGCAGATACACTCGTGATTGCAGCACGTCACAGTGATGGGAAGGAATGAGCTTTTTCCTGCCTCTGCCACTCATCTGACAGTTGACAGAAGTGCTGTTATCTGTCACTCTGTTACACTGCTGCCACAACGGACTATCACATCTTCCTGATGGCCGTAAGAGGGCTAGATAATGGCAATGtccttttgcacacacacacacacacattcacacaggcaTTCCCATCCATATGGTCTGTATTATGGACCTGAGGGTATAACAAATGTGGAATCATTGAGCCTAGTTGCTTTGAACGTTACACATCAAATATCTGAATTTTACGATTGTCAGCTTTGCTTCCCTCACAATGGTATGTTTTAAAGGAAGGACAATGTATAAAACTAACACACTACCAGATAATACTGCCATCACCACAAAATATAGTGTAAAGTCCATTCAGGTTAAGAGGGGTTTTAGGTAACCAATGCACTACTGATCAGTCAAAACAGGGTATATTTAAAGGGTATATTTAGTACTTGCAgcagtactactactactactgtactTGTAGTGATTGCAGTGGTACAGTTCTGACATATTACCAGAATGTGTCTGCTGACGATGTTCGCGGTCCTTTGGAGCCGTGTTTCTGGCTGCCCAACATATTAACGTCCAATTTCCACTCAGCGTTTAGCTCTGACTTTGTCCCAAACTCCTGAGGGAAACGTTTCTTTGACCAGTCTGCTGTTTGTTGGCCATCGTACAGTTATTTTGAAAAGAGCTGAAAAGAGCTGCGTGCTGCATTGATAAGTGCAGCTTTAATGAAACAAACTGCATTCTGTGAGGTAAATCAAAGTACTAGCTGATCGTTTGCCAGGTGAGCAGCCGGGCTCTCAGGATGGAAATGTTACTCCGTCGGCCCTTTGCAACAATATATCAACAACTATCACATGGACTGCCATGAAAGTTGGATATAAATGGTCAATTATGACAATTTCAACATGTCCAACACAAATGCCGGGAAAACTGCTGTTTTCCGTCGGCCATTAGctgcactttgtgtttagtgctactTGCAAATGCAATACAAAGACACTTAACATTACACTTATATTAAATAAACGCACGTTATTGTGGTCAGTGTGAGCAcgttagcatgctgacgttaACATTTAGCTTAAATCACTGCTGTGCCTAAGCACGGCCTCACACAGCCACATGGCTGTGGGTTTCAGTTAACCCAGTGCTGTAGtacccagtaagagtgtgccccccccatgttggctgagtcttGCAGCAgcctgggtttgaatccgacctgcgcccctatgctgcgtgtcatccccatctctctccatctttcctgtctatccactatcACTCTAAAATAAAGGGAACAGCcccaaaaatcatctttaaaaaaacaaaacaaataatggcCAGATGCTGTCAGGCCTGTGTCTTTTTATTCAGAGAGACAAAGTCCATCTAAAGTCCCTCCCCTTTCCTCAGACCATGGGGCAGCTGTGTCTCAGTGGGAGAGCGGTGGCccgccaatcggaaggttggtggtttgattccGGGCTTCAGTCCCAtgttaaagtgtccttgggcaagacactgagccCGAgctgctgtgcatcggagtgtaaatgtgtgtgagagtgtatcTGATGaacaccttgtacggcagccacggtggatgtgtgtgtatatatatatatatatatatatatatatagctatatgaATACAGTTCATTTATCatcatttgtaaaaaatatGGATGGTAGCCTATTGAATGAGGAAtgacaaatacttttttatccTATTTGAATTGACAAACATCATATGTGCAATTCATGGCTTAATTCAAACAGGAATCAAAAAAGAGATCTTTTCTGAAAATAAGGTCCCTTGAGGTCTactggaaggggggggggacttggcCTTTCTGTTGCCTTATTGTTTGGCTCTTTAGCTTTTTACTTAATACACTATGTAATTAGTTTATTTGAATCTGAAACGCTGATGTACAAATATTAAAGACACACCGATGTGTAGATCTAGTTCATATGTGGTGCAAGCTTTGTTGTTATGCATCAACAAAatacacttttattattttaccacTGAAATGAAACATGAAATAATGGCACAAAGAGTATTTGTACTGTCTGTCCACCATGATCATTAACTCAGTCCAGTTGAACAAAGGGTTCTTCCTAAGCTGAAGTGGTCACATGACTCCTGCATTAGGGAGGAATTAAGTCTCTAATGTAAATAGAAATATTAAAGCTCATTTAGAGCTCTTATTACtgtaacagacacaaacaaatgaGCCAATAATTTATCTTGAGAAACGATCCAGAGTCATCCCACTGGAGGACAATAGTACGTTCCATAACCAGTTCATGTGAGTTCAGCTCTGTTGAGGTTAACGTTAGTCATAAATCCATATACCAGAGTCTGAAGGGGACTGTTAGGTAGGGGTGGGGGGCTTTTTGGTGAGGAACTGCTGAATGTCTCTTTGCAGCTGGTCGTTGCGTCTCTGGGCCTCGTCGCGGCTGCGCTCTGCATTCCTCAGGCAGATCTCCAGGGCGGCCACACGGTGGCGCTCTGCCTCCAGAGCCGCCTGCAGCTCGGCCACGGTGGCCCTCAGCTCCTCGTTCTCCTGCTGCAGGCTGCGAGAGACAGGGACACACGGAGGGTTCAGACATGCAGTAAAGCCTCTAGTCCATCTTCACGTCACTGCAAAAGCAAATGAATCCAGTCCGAAGAGATGTCTGTCACTGTGCAATATGAGttctaaaattacattttctataAAAAGGCAACATTCTGCCAGTGGAGCAAGATTACTAACCCtgtttaatattaataattatatcTACGTGGAGTCTAGAGATCTGCTTTGTTCTGTCAAGATAGGACTCTCATTCCTACAATATCCCCAAAGCAAGGAATACTCTACTTGGAATAatcatgttaataataataataataaccatataatatataaaatatagatatatatatatatataaaatataattatataataaaatacacattCTTTTGATTCTTCTGCTCGATTATGGAATAAAAATCAGTATTGCAATGATtttggtcaaaattgaaatgatttaacacaattactcattgtcttttggaaagatgtttcAACTATTGAACTTCAAACAGCAGTGGAACAGTTAAAGAAatcaataatgataataataatgaaacaaCTTGAACTGGGAAACTTCAGTTCATACTTTTCCCATTtgaacattgatttttttttcattcagagcaccagagaaaataagagtttacttccATAACATAATTTGCAAAATGATCGAATGACTCGATTATTCTGTTTTGGtgataaatattattattattatcaaaataaacggGATTACATGTTGAACTTCTTGCTCCGCCCCAGAGTTAGTCGGGACCCCTCCGTAGATAACAACTCCAGATTAACTGCTGATTAactgtctcagaaataattgggACTTAACGATATATTAGCCTCTTTTGGTCAGAGtaaagtatatttatttatttattactttggGAAACAAATTAAAGTTATGAATGACTTCCAGGAGACCTCTtttggatatactgtataccactgttatgtgacccatataaataataaacagcctatgaagtaaacaaCGCCTCGTTATTATCATAAAATATTGTTCTAACTGTATCTACCCTTGTCCTTTTTGTTGCTATGAATATGTATGGGGTCAAGTGCCAACACAattgaaatattaataaaaaaagtatccAAACCAATAATCTCttatatgaatacaattttGCATATCTAAACATTCCCATGCCTTAGGACCTTAGccaatgttagcaattaattgcggttaaacaaagaaaccgggattatgtaaaaaagaaaatttaaaaaaaaaaggacaattaGTGTTATAGTTGCTGTTGGTTTTTAGGCTCTGTCAttgtttcctgttatttttgtgcatttgttctgtttcctgtttcctgttacACTCCGTGTGTCCTCCCTTGTTGcctagttctacttcctgtcttgtcccagaagtgtctgtatgttctgtttcctgttttattttgatagtctgatCTTCTGTCTAGTCGTGTCTGGTTTTGCTGCCTGCCCCGGTGTTGTCCCCGTCCTGACGCTGGTTGCTTgtgttatgtgttgtgtgtgttctcctgttcctgttggggggggggggggtcagcaTTTGGTTTCTTCCCTGTGGTTATTATTTTCCTTCTGGTTATTATTTTCCTTCTGGTTATTATTTCCCCTGTGGTTATTATTTTCCCTGTGACGTTTTGCCAGTGTGTTCctggtttttgttttcccttttctctttggactttttgcatttttgatccGTGTGTTGGTTTATTAATTAACCCTCAACATTAactccctgcctgcctgcctgcctcatctctgcatttgggtcctcacttCCCCATGTGTGACAGTATTCACAGTTGTGTAGAACCTGTTCCCGGGCTACTCCTCAGCTGAGCTCACCTGTCTCCCAGCTGCTGGGTGTCTCTCTCCGGCTCAGACCTGCTGTCCTCCTGTGGACCCGATGCCTTCGCTGTCAGCTTCCCTACACTCGTCGGCTGAGACAGCGCCTGGGCAGGCTGCCAGTCACTGTCAGGCTTTTGAGAGCCAAAGGCAGATGGACTTGTGATGTCACTTCCTCTTCGGGCTGGTAACCTATCCTCTCCCTCCTTGTTACTGACCTGAGCCCCCCCGAACAATGAACCTGAACTCCGGAGGTCGAGTATCTTAAAAATGTCCTCTGACAGTGTCCCGCTCTTCTCCTCCACGCCCTCCTGGATGTGACTCCAGCGGTTGAGGGCGTCCGCCTTGGCTGCCATCCCGGTGAGGGGGCAGTTGAAGGTGGGCAGGGTCTGAGTACGTTTGCGGGGGCTTATCCAGTCCGTGGTAGGTGAGCGAGGCTCCTGAGCCAAGTCTTGTGGGCTGCAGTTTCCTCGTCCTGGACCTGGACTGTCattgtcctcctcctcttccggAGACTCAGACAGAGATGCATCCCCCATctgagacaaacacacaacgcACTAATAATTACAGATGTAAATATAATATGTATACATCTGCCGCAGCTAAGAGAGAGATAAGCAGTGTTTTTCAAAATTTGTGGGAACCAAAACATTAGGATTTAATGTTGGCATATTCACACAAATTAGCATTTTATGTAGCACCCAGTCACCGTAGTACTGTTAGTATTTGTTCCAAAGCGAGCAGGTACTTGTTGTAAATAGCTTCTCTGTTAAACGTCTGCTAGCGGTTTAATCTTGGAAGGCCAGCTAACGTCAGGAACGCTGATGTCAGTAAGTTATCACAGAAAACGTactgacattttgagaaataagctttattttctttattgctGCAAGTTGGATGAGAAGAATGATTCCATtttcatatttgtttaaatatgaAAAGCCCCATCTGGTGGTTTTACAGACATGTCACATGTATGTCCAGAGCACAGACAGGATATAATGTGCTAATGAGTGAGCTatggagccaggctagctgtttcccccagttccagtcttcatgctaagctaacttaCTTATTTAGCGGACAGACATGACGGCGGTTATGGTACGTAAGGTAGTGAAGGACCTAATTTCAGTTTTGCCACCTGTCTTCAAGCCACTTGAACAATTGTGAAAACTTGGCAACTTTATCCCCGAATGTAAGAATTGTTTTTGACTGTGGGGGTATTGATTAGATTTTGGCAACAAATTGCCCCAGCTGATGGAATTAGCACTTTTAGCCAAAGAGCTAACTTTACATATTGTTTGGGATATTCAGGTa belongs to Etheostoma spectabile isolate EspeVRDwgs_2016 chromosome 5, UIUC_Espe_1.0, whole genome shotgun sequence and includes:
- the bmp10 gene encoding bone morphogenetic protein 10, producing the protein MACIWVSELGTICSSKTLLWLFPILLLQGLCGHCSPISNTHQRYRPAPGLGDGHGGVVDPSLLEQDNNMNMQSLLESLKEQFLRTFNLSGLSSPPLPPGSTREEPPEYMMELYNRFANDHTAMPTANIIRSFKNEDLSPSIVGDGGVRRHPLLFNMSVPHHERIAVAELRLYTLVQTDRHLYAGVDRKVTIYEVESHVGDENMTAENPVRGDEFRGGGEQLELMALASRQVYGTDNGWQAFDLTAAVQRWRKSDHGTTHRLEVHIASIAYEETVHDITEENQDRNAPEGDMKIDTSPEDKHKPLLIVFSDDQSSDHRNDKRELNEMIDHETSNMVLQDDLGMGLNGLWGELGRDREEGNEEAEPDEEDLIQMRSNLIYDTASRIRRNAKGNHCKKQSLFVEFKDIGWDSWILAPTGYDAFECTGICSFPLTKHVTPTKHAIVQTLININSPQKASQACCVPTKLDPISLLYLDDTGVVTYKYKFEGMVVAECGCR